The genomic region GCGAAACGATCATTCCTCTCTATGCGGAACTCCGCAAGATCGAGGAAAGTCTGCCCAATCGCAAGGACGGCATGAAGGCAGCATCCGAGGCCTTGTCACAGAAGCTTTCTGATATGGGCATGTCGTACGACGAGTTTATCCAAAGTCTCTAGGGGGATCCAAAGGCGGTTCCCGAAAATGCAAGGTTTGAGGTTCTAATGTCTCTGTTCGGTGGTTCAAAATCGGGTATCAAAAAGGCACTGGATGTGGTTCTGGCCGCAGCGGACGGTGATTACGAAGCCCGCATTACCAATGTCGACAGTCATCCTGACATGCGCGAACTGTTTATTGCGATCAACCGGCTGATTGACCGCAATGATGCGTTCCTGCGCGAAAGTGCGGCATCCATGGGGGCGGTTTCCGAAAACCGTTATTACCGCCGCATTGTCGAAACCGGGCTGGTCGGGGATTACCTTTCTTCGGCCCAGCGGATTAATGCCGCAAGTGCCTCCATCGAAAAGAAACTTTCCGGGTTTGCCGACATTCTTGATGAATTCAAAAGCGGTTCGTTTGCCGCGGTTGATGACATTGCCAATGCCGCATCTGCCCTTTCTGAGGCATCCGGGGACGCCAATTCCATCGCCCATGAAACCAGTTCGCGTTCAACCAACGTTGCCGCAGCGGCCCGCCAGACGGCGGCCAATGTCAGCGAACTTTCGGCCGCATCCGAAGAGCTGAACGAGGCAATCCGAAATGTGTCCGAACAGGCGCGTGAATCGGTTGAAATTGCCAACCGAGCCAACGGCCTTGCCCAGGAAACCGATGGTCGTATCGGACAGCTGGAAGCGGCTGCTGGTGAAATCGTCGAAGTGGTCAGCTTTATCCGCGACATTGCGGCTCAGACCAACTTGCTTGCGCTGAATGCGACGATCGAGGCTGCGCGCGCTGGTGAGGCCGGTAAGGGCTTTGCAGTGGTTGCCAACGAGGTCAAGGGGCTTGCCAACCAGACCAGCAAGGCAACCGAAAGCATCGAGGAAAAGGTTCAGGACATCCAGACCGCGATCGAGCAATCCGTTGGGTCGATCCGCGAGATCGCAGGCGTGATTGATGATCTGGCGGCACGTTCGGACACGATTTCGGGCAATGTCGAAACCCAGGCGAACCTGTCGACCAACATCACGCGTAATGTCGAACAGGCATCAAGCGGCGCACAGGAAGTCACTGACAATATCACCGTGGTTTCCGATATGGCCGGGCGCACGGGCGAAGCGGCCGATACCACGCGCGACATGGCCAGTCGTCTTGCCGATCAGTCGGAAAGCCTGCGCAATCAGTTGGGTGTGTTCCTCGATACCATCGAAAAGCTGCTTTATACCGCCAAGAAATAGCCGCTTTCTGCGTGCAACAGGATGCGTCGGGCATCATGATGGTACCCGGTCAGGATTTTCAGTCAGGAGAGCGGTGCCATGCGGGTTTTCTTCAATTCGCGCCACGATGCCCATGATGGGGCCGGCGAAATGCATCACGGACGCATGGTGCCATGTTTTGAGAATGCCCGGCGCATTCCGATCATTCGCGATGCGGTGGCGCATGCCATCAAGGCACAGCTTGTTGATCCGACCGATCATGGCATGAACCCGATCCGCGCGATCCACGATCCGGACTATATCGATTTCCTGGAAAATGCCTGGGATGAATGGACCAAGGCGGGGAAAAGTGGTGATGCTTTCCCCTATGTCTGGCCGACCGCGGGTTTTTCCGGCGGCAAGCCCGAACATATCAGCGCGCGTCTTGGCGAATATGCCTTTTCTTCTGATACACCGATTACCAAAGGCACATGGCGTGCGGCCTATTGGGGGGCGCAAACCGTAATATCGGCGGCCGAGGCGACATGGGGCACAGGCGAAGCATCCTTTGCCCTGACCCGTCCGCCGGGGCACCATGCCCATGCCAACCGATATGGTGGATATTGCTTCTTGAACAATGCCGCCATCGCGGCCCAGCACATGATTGCCAAGGGTGCGAAAAAGGTTGCGATCCTTGATATCGATTACCATCACGGCAACGGTGCACAGGATATTTTCTATGAACGTGGCGATGTCCTGACCATATCCATCCATGCCGACCCGACCCATCAGTTCCCGTTCTTCATGGGCTATGCCAATGAAACCGGGCGCAATGACGGGCAAGGGGCGAACCTGAATATCCCGCTGCCGGGTGGCAGTGATTTCGCGGGCTGGGGTGCGGGGTTTGCCAAGGCAATGCAGAAACTTCTGACCTGGCAGGCCGATGCGCTGGTGGTGGCGCTTGGTGTTGATGCCCACGAGGCCGAGCCGATCTGTGACTTCAAGCTCCAGACCGATGATTTCAACCGTATCGGTCAGATGATAGGTCGGATGGGGCTTAAAACCATATTCACCATGGAAGGCGGCTATGCCCATGATGTGATCGGGCACAATGTGGCCGCGGTTCTTAAGGGGTATCTTGAGCTTGCCAAAAGCTAGGCCAAGCAGGGCAGAATACAAAACGCCCCGACAATAAGTGCGGGGCTTTTTTTGTTCAGCGTTCCCAGGGCGGCGCGCCGCCAAATTCCGCCACCAGAAAATCAACAAAGGCGCGGACACGCGTCGGCAGATATCGGTTTTCCGGATACAGCGTATAGACCGCATGCGACGGTGGCTGGTATTCGGGCAAAACGCGTTTGAGGCGGCCATCGCGCAGGTATTCGCCAATTTCCCAATCGGATTTCAAGGCAATGCCGTGACCGTCAAGGCACCAGCGGGTC from Thalassospira indica harbors:
- a CDS encoding methyl-accepting chemotaxis protein; the protein is MSLFGGSKSGIKKALDVVLAAADGDYEARITNVDSHPDMRELFIAINRLIDRNDAFLRESAASMGAVSENRYYRRIVETGLVGDYLSSAQRINAASASIEKKLSGFADILDEFKSGSFAAVDDIANAASALSEASGDANSIAHETSSRSTNVAAAARQTAANVSELSAASEELNEAIRNVSEQARESVEIANRANGLAQETDGRIGQLEAAAGEIVEVVSFIRDIAAQTNLLALNATIEAARAGEAGKGFAVVANEVKGLANQTSKATESIEEKVQDIQTAIEQSVGSIREIAGVIDDLAARSDTISGNVETQANLSTNITRNVEQASSGAQEVTDNITVVSDMAGRTGEAADTTRDMASRLADQSESLRNQLGVFLDTIEKLLYTAKK
- a CDS encoding histone deacetylase family protein — translated: MRVFFNSRHDAHDGAGEMHHGRMVPCFENARRIPIIRDAVAHAIKAQLVDPTDHGMNPIRAIHDPDYIDFLENAWDEWTKAGKSGDAFPYVWPTAGFSGGKPEHISARLGEYAFSSDTPITKGTWRAAYWGAQTVISAAEATWGTGEASFALTRPPGHHAHANRYGGYCFLNNAAIAAQHMIAKGAKKVAILDIDYHHGNGAQDIFYERGDVLTISIHADPTHQFPFFMGYANETGRNDGQGANLNIPLPGGSDFAGWGAGFAKAMQKLLTWQADALVVALGVDAHEAEPICDFKLQTDDFNRIGQMIGRMGLKTIFTMEGGYAHDVIGHNVAAVLKGYLELAKS